Part of the Oscillibacter hominis genome is shown below.
CTCCATCTTCCTCTACCGCCGGTACGAGGAGGAGCGCAGCAACTATGACGACAACCGGGACGCCATGGCCCAGGCCATCGAGGCGGCCTTCACCTCCCTCTCCGGCAGCAGCCTCACCACGATTGCCGGCTTTCTGGCCCTGTGCTTCATGCAGCTGACCCTGGGCCGCGATATCGGCATTGTCATGGCAAAGGGCGTGGTGCTGGGCGTGGCCTCCGTGATTTTGGTGCTGCCCGCCCTGCTGCTGATCTTTGATGGGCCCATCAACCGCTTCCGCCACAGGGCCTTCCTCCCCCGCTTTGAAAAAGTCAACAGCCATATTGTCCGCCGCAGCAAGCGGTATGTAGCGCTGTTCCTGCTGCTGTTCCTCCCCTTTGTCTACGCCCAGAACCACGCCGGCGTCTACTACAAGTTAGATGAGGCCCTGCCCCAGGACATGGCCTCCATCGTGGCCAACAACAAGCTGAAAAACGACTACAACATGGCCTCCACCCATTTTGTGGTGCTGCGCAGCGACCTCTCCGCCACGGAGATGAATGCCCTCGAATCCCAGGTCAAGGACCTGGCCGGCATCGACGCGGTGGTTTCCTGCTCCAGCCTGCTCGGCACCGGCATCCCCGATTTCTTCATTCCTGAGTCAGTGACCGGCATGCTCAAGCAGGGTGGCTATCAACTGATGATGATCAACTCCCGCTACGCAACCGCGTCCGATCAGGTCTCCGAGCAGCTCCGGCAGCTGGGCGAGGTGGTCAAGCGCTATGACCCGGAGGCCAAGATCACCGGCGAGGCGGCCCTGACCGCCGACCTGATCTCCACCTCCAGCGTGGACTTCAAGGTCACCAACTACATCTCCATCGCCGCCATCTTCCTCATCATCGCCGTGCTGTTCGGCTCCCTCTCCGTGCCGCTGGTGCTGGTGGCCACCATTGAGCTGGCCATTTTCATCAACCAGGGCATCCCCTATTTCACCGGCTCCGTCATCCCCTTTGTCTCCCCCACCATCATCGGATGCGTGCAGTTGGGCGCCACGGTGGACTACGCCATTTTGATGACCACCCGGTTCCGGGAGGAGCTGAACCGCGGACTGGACCGCAAGGAAGCCATCGCTGTGGCCGCCACCGCCTCTGATTCCTCCATCATCACCAGCTCCCTGGTCCTGTTCTGCGCCACCCTTGGCGTGGGGATGATCTCCAAAATTGAGATCATTAGCTCCATCTGCATCATGTTGGCCCGGGGCGCGCTGATCTCCGCCGTGGTCAGCATCTTCATCCTCCCCTCCGTGCTGTGCGTCTGTGAGCCGCTGATCGCAAAGACCAGCCTGAAGTGGAGGCCCCGGACCAAAGCGGAAAACCCGGAGCTCACCTCTGTCAAATAGTTCCATGCAAAAAAGAGAGCCGTGCACCTTCGTGCAGGGCTCTCTTTTCACAGATACGGCCATGGCTTTTGGAGGCGAATCATTCCCCATATGCCCCACGGCCCGCCTTTGGTAATTTACCGTACCACCAGCCGCAGCTCCTGCTGGCAATCAGGCAGGCCGCGGCGATGGCCCCAAAGAGGCCGACCACAAGCCAGACCCTTCCGGCCATGAGCATCGCGGGGCAGAACGACCAGGTGAAAATCTCCAGCAGCGTGGTGAACGGCGTTGTGATCGCCGTATCGCTCAAGGTCCTGCTCTTGTTCTGCGGGTCCACGATGCGCAGCAGCACAAAGCCAATGGCAAACACGCCGGTCAGGTATCCATAGCAGAATATGCTTCGCTCACACCAGCACTTTTCATTCATCCGGGAACCGAAAAACGTATAGTTCACCACCACAAGCACAATTCCGGTGAGCATCAGGATCAGCAGCGGCAGCGCGTACTTGACCACCACGGGGATTTTGATGAGCGCCACGCCGAAAAACACCAGATAATCCGTGGCGCAGCCGGAAATCCGGCCGAACAGCTCGGTGTCCACATACTCGTACACGCCCGCTTTTTTCAGAGCCGCCCAGAAGACCAGCCCGAAGAGGAACCCCACGCAGTAGTCGGGGATGCTCAGGCTGAAGGTGCTGCTCACCCATCGGGCGCCTAAAATACCCAGTCCGGCCGGCACCAGCAGCAGCGCCGTATGCCAGGCCAGCGGGTCAATGGACACCACGGAAACGCCGTCCCGGCACATGGACTGCTGCTTTTCCTTTGGGATCAGGCCGGTGCGCAGTTCACCGGAGATGAACCGGAAATCCTTGATAAACTCCGTATAGCCTTTTTTTGTGGCGATCTTAATGAGGATCATGCCTCCAAACACGCCTGTCAGGATGCCCACCGTAGCAGACGTCATACAGAGGTCCATGGCATCCGCAAACCCCAGGTCGCCCAAGGCGACGCCGACGGCGGCCGCTGTCCCATGACCGCCGCAAAAGCCGGAAATCAGGATAAAGCCGAAAGCGTCGCTGGTCCCCGGCACAAGGCGGGCGATGAGCAGGACGGAGATCAAAACCGGGATTGCCACCTGGATGCAGTGCCCAAAAAACCGATAGGACAGAAAACTCATCATGCGTCCAATCTCCTTCTTTGCCCCTGTGGCAAAGTGGAAGCCCTGGACACCGACGGCGGTAAACACAATGACGATCAGGATACCGGCGTAAGAACCCGCGCTCTCTGAAAACTTCAGGACATCAAAGCCATAGCTCCCCATGATCAGGCCGATGATGCCGGCAATCAGGCTTGCGGGGACAAAGAAGGCCTGCACCGCCTTCACCTTGGAGCGGATGAGCTGCCCCGCCAGAATCAATGCGGAAGCAATCGCAAAATCCAAAAATATATCCGTCATATTTGCCGATCCTCCGTATTCTAAATTTTTTGAAAAGCGGACACCGCATGGAACCGCGGTGCCCGCTTTCCGGAACCTGATATTTGTTAGCAGCAGTTGGTCAGGCTGTCGTTGACTGAATCGTTCGCTTGTTTTGGCTTGCTGAGGGAATCTGGAACGTTACATATTGTGGGGCTCTTTCCACTGGTAGACTTCCGTCCCGAGCCCCTTTTCCAGACAGCCCTTGTAGACCTCGTAGCAGTTGAGCACATCGGTGATGACGATGCCGATGGTCGCAAACAGGTAGATGTCGTCGGGGTTGGTGCGGCCGGGCTTATTGCCAAGCAGCACATCGGACACCTGGGTCACCAGCGGATAGGTGGGCTTTGCCATCTTGCCGTCAAGCACCATGTTGGCCAGCGTGCAGGAGTCCCGGTCATTCAGGCGGTCCAGCCAATCCATGCCGAATTTGACATTGGGCAGCAGATGGCACTCCTCCTTATAGTCATACTGGGAAACAAACGAGTGGAAGGAGCCCTTCTTCAGCCAGGCAGGCTCCACATATTCCTCTCCCACGTCCACGGTGGTGACGGTATGTACAATGTCCGAATCCCGGATGGCCTCTTCGGCGCTGTCCACCACTGAGAATTCATACCCCAGGTGCTTCCACCGTTCACAGAACTTCTCGGCGTTTTCCCTGCGGATATCATACACCTTGATCTTCTTGATGTGCTTCATAAACATCAGAGTGGCCTGCATGCAGTATCCGGCGATGACGCCGCTGCCCACCAGGCCCATCACCTCTGAATCCTCCCGGGCAAAACACTTGGCCCCCAGGCCGCTGCCGCAGCCGGTCCGGATGCCGCTGACAAGGGTGTCGTCCACCACGGCCAGCGGATAGCCGGTCTCCTCATCAAACAGCTCCACCAAGCCGTTGGAACGGGGCTTTCCCAGCTTGCGGGGATTGGTGGGGTTGGAGGGGATCTCCTTTACGCCGGCCACATGGACGTTTTCCTCGTCGCTGTTGAGGATGCACGCGTGCAGGCCGATCCGCTTTCCGGCGTGCTTTCCTTCCTGCCACATCATGTGAAAGAGCGGAATTTCGATGGTCTCGCCCCGGCCCAGCATCTTATTTGCACGAATGACATTGTTCATGACCCAATTGAGATCCCCGGCGCCAATTTCCATTGCCTCTTCCTGGGAAATCCACAGCACTTTGTTTTCTTTACCAGCCATCTTGACATCCTCCTAAATTGTTCATTTCCGCTAAGCAATAGCTCGTGCTATCAAAATACATCACTATTGCTATCATGTCAAGTATTTTATCTCTCAAATTTTCTATCATATTTTTGTTTACTATCACTATTTGCATTATTTTCTATCTTAATGTATCATATTTACGATAGCAAGTCTATATCATTTCCGGGAGGTTATATCACATGGCACCCAATCCGTATAAAACCCGAATAGGCGGCGCCACCGTCACCATTTTTGTTCCTTACGACTGTACCAACCACTGCCCGTTCTGCATCAATAAAGAGGAATACGCCCACTCCGAGGGCTTCTCCCTGGAGCATATCTGCCAAAGCATCCGTCAGATGAACGCGCTCACCCCTCGGTGTGATGTTGTGTTCACCGGCGGGGAGCCCTTCGCCGACCTGGCCGCGCTGCAAAAAATGCTGGATGAAGTCCCATCCAGCCACAACATCTACATCAACACCACATTGCCGGTAACGCCCCGGCAGCCCAAAGGGGAGCTTCTATCCTTTTTGAACCGCAACCGGCAAAAAATCTCCTGTCTGAACATCTCACGCCTTATGCGCCGATACGTCGTGGAATCCAACGACGATCTGCTGGCTTGCCTTCCGGTCCCCCTGCGCATCAACTGTGTTTTGTATCAGGACTATCCTTCGGAAAAGCTGGTGCCGTTTTTGAACC
Proteins encoded:
- a CDS encoding efflux RND transporter permease subunit, which translates into the protein MIEKIAHTLTRKPRLVALIAVALLIPSVLGAVATRINYDILTYLPEDLESTQGEALLEDPFHDAAISMLIVEDMPSGYTDRLIQDIQKVPGVSNAIWVSNLVGIQIPTDMIPADIRNMFYSGDSTMMIIQYEKPGASEETMSAIDQVRSVCNEHCFLAGFSVVIKDTKDLVDEELPLYVLLAVVLAFAAMSLTMDSWILPLVFLADIGIAILYNFGTNLFLGEISYITKAIAAVLQLGVTMDYSIFLYRRYEEERSNYDDNRDAMAQAIEAAFTSLSGSSLTTIAGFLALCFMQLTLGRDIGIVMAKGVVLGVASVILVLPALLLIFDGPINRFRHRAFLPRFEKVNSHIVRRSKRYVALFLLLFLPFVYAQNHAGVYYKLDEALPQDMASIVANNKLKNDYNMASTHFVVLRSDLSATEMNALESQVKDLAGIDAVVSCSSLLGTGIPDFFIPESVTGMLKQGGYQLMMINSRYATASDQVSEQLRQLGEVVKRYDPEAKITGEAALTADLISTSSVDFKVTNYISIAAIFLIIAVLFGSLSVPLVLVATIELAIFINQGIPYFTGSVIPFVSPTIIGCVQLGATVDYAILMTTRFREELNRGLDRKEAIAVAATASDSSIITSSLVLFCATLGVGMISKIEIISSICIMLARGALISAVVSIFILPSVLCVCEPLIAKTSLKWRPRTKAENPELTSVK
- a CDS encoding sodium/glutamate symporter, which codes for MTDIFLDFAIASALILAGQLIRSKVKAVQAFFVPASLIAGIIGLIMGSYGFDVLKFSESAGSYAGILIVIVFTAVGVQGFHFATGAKKEIGRMMSFLSYRFFGHCIQVAIPVLISVLLIARLVPGTSDAFGFILISGFCGGHGTAAAVGVALGDLGFADAMDLCMTSATVGILTGVFGGMILIKIATKKGYTEFIKDFRFISGELRTGLIPKEKQQSMCRDGVSVVSIDPLAWHTALLLVPAGLGILGARWVSSTFSLSIPDYCVGFLFGLVFWAALKKAGVYEYVDTELFGRISGCATDYLVFFGVALIKIPVVVKYALPLLILMLTGIVLVVVNYTFFGSRMNEKCWCERSIFCYGYLTGVFAIGFVLLRIVDPQNKSRTLSDTAITTPFTTLLEIFTWSFCPAMLMAGRVWLVVGLFGAIAAACLIASRSCGWWYGKLPKAGRGAYGE
- a CDS encoding ornithine cyclodeaminase family protein, translated to MAGKENKVLWISQEEAMEIGAGDLNWVMNNVIRANKMLGRGETIEIPLFHMMWQEGKHAGKRIGLHACILNSDEENVHVAGVKEIPSNPTNPRKLGKPRSNGLVELFDEETGYPLAVVDDTLVSGIRTGCGSGLGAKCFAREDSEVMGLVGSGVIAGYCMQATLMFMKHIKKIKVYDIRRENAEKFCERWKHLGYEFSVVDSAEEAIRDSDIVHTVTTVDVGEEYVEPAWLKKGSFHSFVSQYDYKEECHLLPNVKFGMDWLDRLNDRDSCTLANMVLDGKMAKPTYPLVTQVSDVLLGNKPGRTNPDDIYLFATIGIVITDVLNCYEVYKGCLEKGLGTEVYQWKEPHNM
- a CDS encoding 4Fe-4S cluster-binding domain-containing protein, yielding MAPNPYKTRIGGATVTIFVPYDCTNHCPFCINKEEYAHSEGFSLEHICQSIRQMNALTPRCDVVFTGGEPFADLAALQKMLDEVPSSHNIYINTTLPVTPRQPKGELLSFLNRNRQKISCLNISRLMRRYVVESNDDLLACLPVPLRINCVLYQDYPSEKLVPFLNRFRPIPGVSVQFRCDYTATTPETLYERDHIVQKLQQVAEFIGLEGCRMRCGFHFVYRGMPLAYHKTLPYSTIRETDPVSGITYDVLYDIVIKQTGTIHSDWTGVSLNLEGYRHAVYEPYDLKWLTSISNSNHASDFTSK